A genome region from Proteus vulgaris includes the following:
- a CDS encoding TonB-dependent hemoglobin/transferrin/lactoferrin family receptor has translation MSQPSILIKFSLLAVAISSACVSAQEKTQTNEGRNSEVLTVYATGNERDSFTLPVMSTVIKNNNAWSETAGSASELLRHVPGISISGAGRTNGETISMRGYSKNGILTLVDGVRQGTDTGHIDSIFVDPLLIKQVEVIRGPSALLYGSGALGGVIAYDTVDASDLLPKNKQGGVRITGLGNTAQHSQGLGVTAFGRHDNLDGLVALSARDKGDIRYGGGYRAQNDETIINLLSKGRWLIDDSNTLSGQFRYYHNNTNQPKNPQIPSNPTLANVETDRTTTQKDVQLTYQFDPSDLQWINLKTQAYYSEVDINAKTEQKGFEGREQKTYGVKLENRSQIGTYNFASHGLTYGGEVYKQKQSPSQHAESFPQADIRFMSGWVQDEITLRDLPVSLILGTRFDKYKSQNDRYDDITADKWSSKGAMSITPTDWSMLYTSYSQAFRAPTLGEMYNDAKHFDAPFPGAPTNYWRPNPNLKPETNSTTEYGFGFQFDDLLSNNDNLKIKAAHFNTRAKDYIDADVSIFQGYTQSTNISRATIWGWDVSMSYQSKFFNWDLAYNHTKGKDNATNASITSIEPDTLTNRFDVPVPNTDFSVGWISQFTKKTDFTKHDRFNRPTHRQQAGYGVNDFYLRYEGNAALKGLTTSFVLSNAFDKTYYSSAGIPQEGRNAKVLVSYQW, from the coding sequence ATGTCTCAGCCATCTATATTGATTAAATTTAGTTTGCTTGCTGTTGCTATCTCTTCTGCTTGTGTATCTGCACAAGAGAAAACACAAACTAATGAAGGAAGAAACTCTGAGGTGCTTACTGTTTATGCGACAGGTAATGAACGCGATAGTTTTACATTACCCGTAATGTCAACGGTTATCAAAAATAATAATGCGTGGTCAGAAACCGCAGGAAGTGCTTCTGAATTACTTCGTCATGTACCTGGGATTTCTATTTCAGGTGCGGGCCGTACTAATGGTGAAACCATCAGTATGCGTGGATACAGTAAAAATGGCATACTGACACTTGTAGATGGTGTACGCCAAGGAACAGATACGGGGCATATCGATAGTATTTTTGTTGATCCTCTACTTATAAAACAAGTTGAGGTTATTCGTGGTCCATCTGCACTTTTATATGGTAGTGGCGCTCTTGGCGGTGTTATCGCTTATGACACTGTTGATGCAAGCGATCTACTTCCAAAAAACAAACAAGGTGGCGTGCGTATTACTGGTCTTGGCAATACTGCTCAACATAGCCAAGGTTTGGGTGTTACAGCTTTTGGTAGACACGATAATCTTGATGGGCTCGTTGCATTATCAGCTCGCGATAAAGGTGATATCCGTTATGGTGGCGGTTATCGCGCTCAAAATGATGAAACCATTATTAACCTCCTTTCTAAAGGGCGTTGGCTAATTGATGATAGCAACACATTAAGTGGACAATTCCGCTATTACCATAACAATACAAATCAACCTAAAAATCCTCAAATTCCCTCGAATCCTACACTTGCTAATGTAGAAACGGATCGCACCACGACACAAAAAGATGTTCAGTTAACCTATCAATTTGATCCTTCAGATTTACAATGGATTAATTTGAAAACACAGGCTTATTACAGTGAAGTTGATATCAATGCCAAAACCGAACAAAAAGGATTTGAAGGTCGAGAACAAAAAACCTATGGCGTAAAACTCGAAAACCGCTCACAAATCGGTACATACAACTTTGCATCACATGGATTGACTTATGGTGGTGAGGTTTATAAACAAAAACAATCACCGAGCCAACATGCCGAAAGCTTCCCACAAGCCGATATTCGATTTATGTCAGGTTGGGTGCAAGATGAAATCACTTTACGTGATTTACCTGTCTCCTTAATTTTAGGAACCCGTTTTGACAAATATAAAAGTCAAAACGATCGTTATGATGACATTACTGCGGATAAATGGTCATCAAAAGGGGCAATGAGTATCACACCGACTGACTGGTCAATGCTTTATACTTCTTATTCACAGGCATTTAGAGCGCCAACTTTAGGTGAGATGTATAACGACGCGAAACATTTTGATGCTCCTTTCCCTGGCGCGCCAACAAACTATTGGCGTCCAAACCCCAATTTAAAGCCCGAAACCAATTCAACTACTGAATATGGGTTCGGTTTTCAATTCGACGATTTATTATCTAATAATGATAATCTGAAAATTAAAGCTGCCCATTTTAATACTCGTGCAAAAGATTATATTGATGCCGATGTCTCTATTTTTCAGGGATATACACAATCAACAAATATTTCAAGAGCAACTATTTGGGGGTGGGATGTTTCTATGAGTTACCAATCGAAATTCTTTAATTGGGATTTAGCCTACAACCACACCAAAGGGAAAGATAATGCGACTAACGCCTCAATTACTTCAATTGAGCCAGATACATTAACCAATCGCTTTGATGTGCCTGTACCCAATACCGATTTTTCTGTCGGTTGGATTAGTCAATTTACCAAAAAAACGGATTTTACCAAACACGACCGTTTTAATCGCCCAACCCATCGCCAACAAGCAGGTTATGGCGTTAATGATTTTTACCTTCGTTATGAAGGTAATGCTGCATTAAAAGGGTTAACAACTTCATTTGTACTGAGTAACGCATTTGATAAAACTTATTATTCTTCTGCCGGCATTCCTCAAGAAGGTCGAAATGCAAAAGTACTGGTAAGTTATCAGTGGTAA
- a CDS encoding TonB-dependent receptor domain-containing protein, with product MDIYGMCMLKKHFKYSGIATALCLLYSPIASAHLENTGTDSLTVIGYNDDRTSDFRSVIDASSAKTQTASTAGEMLKDVAGVTLSGTGITNGANILMRGYDQKGVKILVDGIEQPLETTINNLGGIFLDPSLVKRIDIKQGSSPVLHGHGAMGGVVSFQTLDPHSLLKIDEKLSAKLFTSLSSADKHFTYGGVIAGRHDIAEGLFAYSQRQRGPIRLANGDKLENHEHVNNFFAKAYLYPTENQTLIFSARHYENKGTQREVLHRMGGFGKNKSNQVERKSEQKNYSITYHYEPETHNWINLTSHLYYSQFNINQTFLTDTSLSDYQRRKNQQGKIGKNEDRTQLTYGLKIENLSQFSYSDKLNQKMTLGSEFYQQKMVSNQAAKNFPLAKMLYAAGWVESQFSTPHLPLALTTGLRYHYYKNKPQSELSVLLEDFKQHKPDFHQASDSNISKNIALTFTPTQWLQLYTSYSTNMRVPTLNEMFNDSLHFEIPAILGRTAKGFWIPNPNLSPEKNRTWEYGGKLTFSHLLTANDEFSLNAAYFDTKAIDYITYDIWDARVLTKKLHLQAINIPQALIDGVDLGLRYSHPLISIGLGYNRTKTLELTTHETISPVRPEILTTFIQLPIAKTSFSLGWSGKFASATENKGTHKGRAPHVKGKTTNRMQELITQYPGYGIHDFSISYQSQNNKDVQAALVLTNAFNREYFSALGVPQEGRNIKMSVSYRW from the coding sequence ATGGACATTTATGGTATGTGTATGCTGAAAAAACATTTCAAATATTCAGGTATAGCAACAGCACTTTGTCTGCTGTATTCCCCTATTGCCTCTGCACATCTTGAAAATACAGGAACGGACTCTCTTACTGTTATTGGCTATAACGACGATCGAACCTCAGATTTTCGCTCTGTTATTGATGCTTCTTCAGCTAAAACACAAACCGCATCCACTGCGGGAGAAATGTTAAAAGATGTTGCTGGTGTGACATTATCAGGAACGGGTATCACAAATGGCGCGAATATTCTGATGCGAGGATACGATCAAAAAGGCGTCAAGATTTTAGTCGATGGTATCGAGCAACCTTTAGAAACTACTATCAACAATTTAGGTGGTATTTTTCTCGACCCTTCATTAGTTAAACGTATTGATATAAAACAAGGCTCATCCCCCGTATTACACGGTCATGGTGCAATGGGCGGCGTTGTTTCATTTCAAACACTTGATCCTCATAGTTTATTAAAAATAGATGAAAAACTCAGCGCCAAATTATTTACCTCACTTTCCTCCGCAGATAAGCATTTCACTTATGGCGGTGTGATTGCAGGACGACACGATATAGCTGAAGGTTTATTTGCTTACAGCCAACGTCAACGAGGCCCTATTCGCCTTGCTAATGGTGATAAACTCGAAAATCACGAACATGTTAATAACTTTTTTGCTAAAGCTTATCTCTATCCAACTGAAAACCAGACTCTTATTTTTTCAGCTCGACATTATGAAAATAAAGGCACTCAGCGAGAAGTGTTACATCGTATGGGCGGATTTGGAAAAAATAAAAGTAACCAAGTAGAACGTAAATCTGAACAGAAAAATTATTCGATTACTTATCATTATGAGCCTGAAACACACAATTGGATTAATCTAACCAGTCATTTGTATTATTCACAATTCAATATTAATCAAACATTTTTGACTGATACCTCTCTTTCTGATTATCAACGCAGAAAAAATCAACAAGGGAAAATAGGTAAAAATGAAGATCGGACACAATTAACTTATGGATTAAAAATTGAGAACCTCTCTCAATTTTCCTATTCAGATAAATTAAACCAAAAAATGACTTTGGGTTCAGAATTTTATCAACAAAAAATGGTTTCTAACCAAGCAGCTAAAAACTTCCCTCTCGCCAAAATGCTTTATGCTGCGGGCTGGGTAGAAAGTCAGTTCTCGACACCACATTTACCTTTAGCATTAACAACCGGTTTACGTTATCACTATTATAAAAATAAACCTCAGAGCGAGTTAAGTGTGCTTTTAGAGGATTTTAAACAACATAAACCCGATTTTCATCAAGCAAGTGACAGCAATATTAGTAAAAATATTGCACTAACCTTTACACCAACACAATGGTTACAACTCTATACCTCATATTCAACCAATATGAGGGTACCCACGCTAAATGAAATGTTTAACGACTCACTTCATTTTGAAATACCTGCTATTTTGGGTCGTACAGCAAAAGGATTTTGGATCCCAAATCCTAATCTTAGTCCTGAAAAAAACCGCACTTGGGAATATGGTGGAAAACTGACTTTTTCACACTTATTAACAGCTAATGATGAATTTTCTCTGAATGCCGCTTATTTTGATACAAAAGCCATAGATTATATTACCTATGATATTTGGGATGCTCGTGTACTAACGAAAAAGCTTCATCTACAAGCGATTAATATTCCTCAAGCACTTATCGACGGTGTTGATCTTGGTCTACGCTATTCACATCCATTAATATCTATTGGATTAGGCTATAATCGCACTAAAACCCTTGAATTAACCACACATGAAACCATTTCGCCAGTTCGTCCTGAAATACTCACAACCTTTATTCAACTGCCTATTGCTAAAACGTCCTTCTCATTAGGATGGTCGGGCAAATTTGCCAGTGCAACAGAAAATAAAGGCACACACAAAGGGCGCGCACCTCACGTAAAAGGCAAAACAACAAATCGAATGCAAGAGCTGATTACTCAATATCCAGGCTATGGCATTCATGATTTCTCAATCAGTTATCAATCTCAAAATAATAAAGATGTTCAAGCCGCATTGGTACTCACTAATGCCTTTAATCGAGAGTACTTCTCGGCATTAGGTGTGCCACAAGAAGGCAGAAATATCAAAATGTCCGTCAGTTATCGCTGGTAG
- the hemP gene encoding hemin uptake protein HemP has product MNKKANNLDSSLTKQNSHFLIIQSINSIELLGKDGVVYIQHNGELYQLRQTKSGKLILTK; this is encoded by the coding sequence ATGAATAAAAAAGCTAATAATTTGGATAGTTCTTTAACTAAACAAAATTCTCATTTTTTAATAATTCAATCAATTAATAGTATTGAGTTATTAGGTAAAGATGGTGTGGTTTACATTCAACATAACGGAGAGTTGTATCAACTACGCCAAACAAAATCAGGAAAATTAATCCTGACTAAATAA
- a CDS encoding 3-deoxy-7-phosphoheptulonate synthase → MLKTDELRTKALDSLVTPETLAKEFPISDEITQNITSARKRIEAILIGEDKRLLVIVGPCSIHDPKAAKEYAAKLNQLKERYHNRLEIVMRTYFEKPRTVIGWKGLISDPYLDNSCNVNEGIRLARKLLIEINALGLPTATEFLDMVTGQYIADLISWGAIGARTTESQVHREMASALSCPVGFKNGTDGNTRIAIDAIRASRVGHTFLSPDKNGHMTIYQTSGNPYGHIILRGGKKPNYHASDIADAVDALKQVDLPEHLIIDFSHGNCEKIHRRQLEVARNVGQQIKDGSQAIVGVMAESFLQEGSQKVIQDKPLVYGQSITDPCLSWNDTEHLLELLAQAVENRFK, encoded by the coding sequence ATGTTAAAGACCGACGAACTACGGACTAAGGCGCTAGACAGTCTGGTAACACCAGAAACCTTAGCAAAAGAGTTCCCCATTTCTGATGAGATAACCCAAAACATCACATCAGCACGTAAACGAATTGAAGCGATCCTTATTGGTGAAGACAAGCGACTGCTCGTCATTGTCGGACCTTGTTCTATTCATGATCCTAAAGCTGCCAAAGAGTACGCTGCTAAGCTTAATCAGCTGAAAGAACGCTATCATAACCGATTAGAAATCGTCATGAGAACCTACTTTGAAAAGCCACGTACAGTGATTGGCTGGAAAGGTTTAATCTCTGATCCTTACCTTGATAACTCTTGCAATGTCAATGAAGGTATTCGCCTTGCAAGAAAACTATTAATTGAAATAAATGCATTAGGTTTACCCACTGCAACTGAATTTCTCGATATGGTCACTGGCCAATATATTGCAGATTTAATTAGTTGGGGTGCCATTGGTGCTAGAACAACAGAAAGCCAAGTTCACCGTGAAATGGCTTCTGCACTCTCTTGCCCTGTGGGCTTTAAAAATGGCACCGATGGTAATACCCGTATTGCAATTGATGCTATTCGCGCCTCTCGAGTAGGTCATACTTTCTTATCGCCTGATAAAAATGGTCATATGACGATTTATCAAACCAGTGGTAATCCTTATGGTCATATTATTCTGCGTGGCGGTAAAAAACCAAATTATCACGCAAGCGATATCGCTGATGCAGTTGATGCACTAAAACAAGTGGATTTACCAGAGCATCTTATTATCGATTTTAGCCATGGTAACTGTGAAAAAATCCATCGTCGTCAATTAGAAGTAGCCAGAAATGTTGGTCAACAAATTAAAGATGGTTCACAAGCGATTGTTGGCGTGATGGCTGAAAGCTTTTTACAAGAAGGCTCACAAAAAGTCATTCAAGATAAACCCTTGGTTTACGGTCAATCAATTACGGATCCATGCTTAAGTTGGAATGATACGGAACACCTTCTCGAACTACTTGCTCAAGCCGTTGAAAATCGATTTAAATAA
- a CDS encoding pyruvate, water dikinase regulatory protein, translating into MILSLNSINCDNNEPIDRTVFFISDGTAITAEVLGHAVLSQFPLKMKSYTLPFVSTVERAEEIKQKIAEIYKKSGTKPLVFYSIISPEVKQIINSSEGFCQDIVQSLVIPLEKEMGIQASPKLNKTHGLTEKNLSKYDARIAAIEYTLSHDDGISLRNLDQAQVILIGVSRCGKTPTSLYLAMQFGIQAANYPFTADDMDFLKLPAELKEYQHKLFGLTIAPERLAAIRGERRENSRYASIRQCRIELSEVEALFRKNNIPYLNTTNYSVEEISTKVIDSMGLARRMF; encoded by the coding sequence ATGATATTAAGCTTGAATTCTATTAACTGTGATAATAATGAACCTATTGATAGAACAGTCTTTTTTATCTCAGATGGTACAGCAATTACGGCTGAAGTATTAGGCCATGCGGTACTTTCTCAATTTCCATTAAAAATGAAAAGTTATACATTACCTTTTGTTTCGACGGTGGAAAGAGCTGAAGAAATAAAACAGAAAATTGCTGAAATTTATAAAAAGAGCGGCACTAAACCCCTTGTTTTTTATTCTATAATCAGCCCTGAAGTTAAACAGATAATAAATAGCAGTGAAGGTTTTTGCCAAGATATTGTGCAATCTCTTGTCATACCACTTGAAAAAGAAATGGGGATCCAAGCATCACCAAAATTAAATAAAACCCATGGATTAACGGAAAAGAATCTTAGTAAATACGATGCGCGTATTGCCGCCATCGAATACACCCTTTCTCATGATGATGGCATATCATTACGTAATCTCGACCAAGCGCAAGTGATCTTGATTGGTGTTTCTCGCTGCGGGAAAACCCCTACTAGCCTTTATTTAGCAATGCAATTTGGTATTCAAGCTGCCAACTATCCATTTACGGCGGATGATATGGACTTTTTAAAACTCCCCGCAGAACTAAAAGAATATCAGCATAAATTATTTGGCTTAACTATTGCACCAGAACGTCTTGCTGCTATTCGGGGTGAACGTCGCGAAAATAGCCGTTATGCATCGATTCGCCAATGCAGAATTGAATTGTCTGAAGTCGAAGCACTTTTTAGAAAAAACAATATCCCTTATCTCAACACCACAAATTATTCTGTTGAAGAAATTTCAACCAAGGTAATTGATTCTATGGGATTAGCGAGAAGAATGTTTTAA
- the ppsA gene encoding phosphoenolpyruvate synthase codes for MSSNSLTPCNVLWYNQLGMNDVDRVGGKNASLGEMITNLAELGVSVPNGFATTAQAFNDFLEQSGINQRIYELLDSVDVDDVHQLAQAGNQIRQWVIDTPFTPQFEKDIRDAYLTLSEGESEASFAVRSSATAEDMPDASFAGQQETFLNVQGIDAILVAIKHVFASLFNDRAISYRVHQGYDHRGVALSAGVQRMVRSDLASSGVMFTIDTESGFDQVVFITSAYGLGEMVVQGAVNPDEFYVHKPTLAKGLPSIVRRNLGSKKIQMVYADSVEHGKQVRIEDTPESLRNRFSLTDHEVQELAKQAVLIERHYGRPMDIEWAKDGHNGRLYIVQARPETVRSNQQVMERYQLNESGSVIIEGRAIGHRIGTGTVKVIHNLSEMDRIEAGDVLVTDMTDPDWEPIMKKASAIVTNRGGRTCHAAIIARELGIPAVVGCGDATECITEGQVVTVSCAEGDTGFVYDGKLDFSIQSSAIDNMPELGLKIMMNVGNPDRAFDFAGLPNEGVGLARLEFIINRMIGVHPRALLEYDDQTEALKAEINEMMAGYESPVEYYISKLTEGIATLAAAFWPKRVIVRLSDFKSNEYANLVGGDRYEPDEENPMLGFRGAGRYVSDDFRRCFSLECEAIKRVRNDMGLKNVEVMIPFVRTVRQAEEVIDELAANGLKRGENDLKVIMMCEIPSNALLADKFLEHFDGFSIGSNDMTQLTLGLDRDSGVVSALFDERNDAVKALLSMAIQAAKRNGKYVGICGQGPSDHEDFAQWLMEEGIDSLSLNPDTVIKTWVKLAQ; via the coding sequence ATGTCCAGCAATAGCCTCACCCCGTGCAATGTGCTTTGGTATAACCAATTAGGTATGAATGACGTTGATCGTGTTGGTGGGAAAAATGCTTCCCTCGGTGAAATGATCACAAACCTAGCAGAACTGGGTGTTTCTGTTCCTAATGGGTTTGCTACCACAGCGCAAGCGTTTAATGATTTTCTGGAACAGAGCGGTATCAACCAGCGTATTTATGAATTACTTGATAGCGTTGATGTTGATGATGTTCATCAGCTGGCTCAAGCTGGTAATCAAATTCGTCAGTGGGTAATTGATACACCTTTTACGCCTCAGTTTGAAAAAGATATTCGCGATGCTTATCTCACATTAAGTGAGGGTGAATCTGAAGCGTCATTTGCCGTTCGTTCATCTGCGACAGCAGAAGATATGCCTGATGCTTCTTTTGCCGGTCAACAAGAAACGTTTTTAAACGTTCAAGGTATTGATGCCATACTCGTAGCAATTAAACACGTATTTGCCTCGTTATTTAACGATCGTGCAATCTCTTATCGTGTTCACCAAGGTTATGATCACCGTGGTGTTGCATTATCTGCGGGTGTTCAACGTATGGTGCGTTCTGATCTCGCTTCTTCAGGTGTGATGTTTACCATCGATACTGAATCAGGCTTTGATCAAGTTGTCTTTATTACATCAGCTTATGGTTTAGGTGAAATGGTTGTGCAGGGGGCAGTTAACCCAGATGAGTTCTATGTACACAAGCCAACTTTAGCAAAAGGTTTACCTTCTATTGTTCGCCGTAATCTTGGTTCTAAAAAGATCCAAATGGTTTACGCAGACAGTGTTGAACATGGTAAACAAGTCCGTATCGAAGATACGCCTGAATCACTGCGCAATCGTTTTTCCCTGACTGATCATGAAGTTCAAGAGCTGGCTAAACAAGCTGTGTTGATTGAACGTCACTATGGTCGACCAATGGATATCGAATGGGCTAAAGATGGACATAATGGTCGTTTATACATTGTTCAAGCACGCCCAGAAACAGTTCGTTCTAACCAACAAGTTATGGAGCGCTATCAATTAAATGAAAGTGGCTCTGTTATTATTGAAGGTCGTGCTATTGGTCATCGTATTGGTACGGGTACCGTGAAAGTTATTCATAACTTAAGTGAGATGGATAGAATTGAAGCGGGCGATGTGTTGGTCACTGACATGACAGACCCAGATTGGGAGCCTATCATGAAAAAAGCCTCTGCGATTGTGACTAATCGTGGCGGAAGAACATGTCACGCTGCAATTATTGCCCGTGAATTAGGTATTCCAGCGGTTGTGGGTTGTGGTGATGCAACAGAATGTATTACGGAAGGACAAGTGGTAACCGTTTCTTGTGCTGAAGGTGATACAGGATTTGTTTACGATGGCAAACTGGATTTTTCTATTCAGAGCTCCGCAATCGATAATATGCCTGAATTAGGGCTCAAAATCATGATGAACGTCGGCAATCCGGATCGTGCATTCGATTTTGCTGGTCTACCAAATGAAGGTGTTGGTCTTGCGCGTTTAGAATTTATTATTAACCGTATGATTGGTGTGCATCCTCGCGCATTATTAGAGTATGACGACCAAACTGAAGCATTAAAAGCCGAAATCAATGAAATGATGGCTGGCTATGAATCTCCAGTTGAGTATTACATCAGTAAATTAACGGAAGGGATTGCTACATTAGCCGCGGCATTCTGGCCTAAACGCGTTATTGTTCGTTTATCTGACTTTAAATCTAACGAATACGCTAACTTAGTGGGGGGGGATCGTTATGAACCAGATGAAGAGAACCCAATGTTAGGATTCCGTGGTGCAGGTCGTTATGTTTCTGACGATTTCCGTCGCTGCTTCTCGCTTGAATGTGAAGCGATAAAACGTGTTCGTAATGATATGGGTTTAAAGAATGTTGAAGTCATGATCCCATTTGTTCGTACTGTACGCCAAGCTGAAGAGGTGATTGATGAATTAGCCGCAAACGGTTTGAAACGAGGTGAGAACGACTTAAAAGTCATTATGATGTGTGAAATTCCATCTAATGCCTTATTGGCGGATAAATTCTTAGAGCATTTTGATGGTTTCTCTATTGGCTCTAATGACATGACCCAATTAACATTAGGTCTTGACCGAGATTCAGGTGTGGTCTCTGCACTGTTTGATGAACGCAATGATGCAGTGAAAGCATTATTATCAATGGCAATCCAAGCCGCAAAACGTAATGGAAAATATGTGGGTATTTGTGGTCAAGGACCTTCTGATCATGAAGATTTCGCACAATGGTTAATGGAAGAGGGAATTGATAGTTTATCTTTAAATCCAGATACTGTAATTAAAACTTGGGTAAAGTTAGCACAATAG
- the ydiK gene encoding AI-2E family transporter YdiK → MEKPQIHTDIPKVLFTVLFISFFIIASFWILNPFIVGLIWAGMIVVATWPLLLIIEKRVKYRWLSTMIMMILILLIFVIPIILLISSVIDNSAPLIELAKSPSNIQPPQLLWLNDIPMIGSKLYDTWHSILVSGGNALITKIQPYVGQAANWFFAQALNIGRFALHLGVMLLFSGLLFLQGENVVSWLRHFAIRLAGQRGDAAILLASMSIRAVALGVVLTALIQAIVGGIGLAVSGVPYATVLTVVMFICCLAQIGPLLVLVPSVLWLFWTGDTTWGIVMVIWGGAVATMDGVLRPYLIKMGADLPMVLILTGVIGGILTLGMIGLFIGPVVLAVAHSLLNAWINEVPKPNPDLTETVEFMNKNFIEKE, encoded by the coding sequence ATGGAAAAACCGCAGATCCATACAGATATACCCAAAGTTTTATTCACTGTTCTTTTTATTTCTTTTTTTATTATCGCCAGTTTTTGGATCCTAAATCCCTTTATTGTGGGCTTAATTTGGGCTGGAATGATTGTTGTGGCAACGTGGCCTTTACTCCTTATTATTGAAAAACGAGTAAAATATCGTTGGTTATCAACCATGATAATGATGATTTTGATATTACTGATCTTCGTTATCCCTATTATCCTATTAATTAGTAGCGTCATTGATAATAGTGCCCCTTTAATTGAATTAGCGAAATCGCCTTCGAATATTCAACCACCTCAATTATTATGGCTTAATGATATCCCCATGATAGGAAGCAAGCTTTATGATACATGGCATTCTATTCTTGTCTCGGGGGGTAATGCATTAATCACAAAAATCCAACCTTATGTGGGACAAGCTGCAAACTGGTTTTTTGCTCAAGCCTTGAATATTGGTCGATTTGCCCTACATTTGGGTGTGATGTTGTTATTTTCAGGTCTATTGTTTTTACAAGGTGAAAATGTTGTATCTTGGTTGCGCCATTTTGCTATTCGCTTAGCGGGTCAACGTGGTGATGCCGCAATTTTACTCGCATCTATGTCTATTCGCGCTGTTGCATTAGGTGTCGTTTTAACCGCCTTAATTCAAGCAATTGTTGGTGGTATTGGTCTTGCTGTATCTGGCGTACCTTATGCTACGGTATTAACCGTCGTTATGTTTATTTGCTGCCTTGCTCAAATAGGTCCTTTATTAGTATTGGTGCCATCCGTTTTATGGCTATTTTGGACCGGTGATACCACTTGGGGCATTGTCATGGTGATTTGGGGCGGTGCTGTTGCAACAATGGATGGTGTATTACGACCTTATTTAATCAAAATGGGCGCTGATTTGCCTATGGTATTAATTCTCACAGGTGTTATTGGTGGGATTTTAACATTAGGTATGATTGGATTATTTATTGGCCCTGTCGTTCTCGCTGTTGCCCATAGTTTATTAAATGCATGGATTAATGAAGTACCAAAACCTAATCCTGATTTAACTGAAACAGTAGAATTTATGAATAAAAACTTTATCGAAAAAGAATAA